CTCGATCCCGACGATCCCAAGGGCCTGGCACTTGCCGCCAGCGCGGCGACGGAGCGCGGCGACAAGCAGGCGGCGATCGGCTACTGGGAACACCTGTACCGGCTGCTGCCCGCGGATTCCCAAACCGCGGCGCGCATCGCGGCCAACCTGGCGGCCGCGCGCAGCCCGGACGGCGCGGCGCACGCCGCGAAGGTGACCGGCATGGTCACGCTCAGCGAAAAGGCCGGGCGCACGCCGCAACCCGGCGACACGCTCTTTGTCTACGCGCTGCCCAACGACGGCTCGCGCATGCCGCTGGCGGTGCTGCGCCGGCAGGCGCGCGATCTGCCACTGTCATTCACGCTGGACGATGCGCTGGCGCTGCGGCCCGGGCACCGGCTGTCGGGGCATCGGCAGGTCATGCTGGAAGCGCGGATTTCGGGCAGCGGCAGCGCCTTGCCGAAGGCCGGCGACCTGGTCGGGCGCACGGGCCCGGTGGCAGTCGGCACCGAGGGCATCCGCATCGCCATCGACGGCAAGGTCGAAGCCACCCCGGCCCCGTAGCGGCTCACGCGGGCAGCGTCGCCCTCAGGTTGGCCAGCATGTCCGCCACCATCTCCGGCAAGCCGTATTGCGCCCGCCAGCCCCAGTCAGCACGCGCGACCGCGTCGTCGATCGAATCCGGCCAGCCGTGCGCGATCGCCTGGCGATAGTCCGGTTCGTAGCGGATCTGGAAGCCCGGCACCTGCTCGCGGATGGCCGCGGCGATCTGCGCCGGGGTGAAGCTCATGCCGGCGATGTTGTAGCTGCCGCGCTCGCTCAGCTGCGCCGCCGGCGCTTCCATCAGTTCGATGGTGGCGCGAATGGCATCGGGCATATACATCATCGGCAGGGCTTCGTCCTCGCGCAGAAAGCAGGTGTAAGGCTCGCCCTTCACCGCCGCATGGAAGATGTCGACGGCATAGTCGGTGGTGCCGCCGCCGGGCGGGGTCTTGTGCGAGATCAGGCCGGGATAGCGCACGCTGCGCACGTCGACGCCATGGTTGGCGTGATACCAGCGGCACCAGCCCTCGCCCGCCTGCTTGGAAATGCCGTAGACCGTGGTCGGCTCCATTACGGTCTGCTGGGGCGTGTGCGCGGCCGGCGTGGTCGGGCCGAAGGCGGCGATCGAGCTGGGCCAGAACACCCGCTCCAGCCCGGTCTGCCGCGCGAGCTCCAGCACGTTGAGCAGGCTGGTCATGTTGAGGTTCCAGGCCCACTGCGGCGCCTTTTCGCCGGTGGCGGACAGCGCCGCGGCCAGCAGGTAGACCTGGGTGATGCCATGGCGCTCCACCACCGTGGCCAGTTCGCCGCGGTCGGTGGCGTTGAGCATTTCGTGGGTCAGCTGCACGTGGCGGCCGGTCGGCACCACGTCGGAGGTGATCACGTTGCTGCGGCCGTAGCGCTCGGCCAGCGCCAGCGCCAGCTCCGAGCCGATCTGGCCGTTGGCGCCGACGATCAGGATCTTCGGTGTGCCTGCTTCCATCAGACCAGCCCCAGTTCGCGGCCGGCCTGGCCGAAGGCGTCCAGCGCCGCCTGCAGCGTGGCCTCGTCATGCAGCGCGCTCATCTGCACGCGGATGCGCGCCTGGCCCTTGGGCACCACCGGGTAGAAAAAGCCCACCACGTACACGCCCAGCTCCAGCAGCCGCTGCGCCAGCTGCTGCGCCTTGTCGGCGTCGTAGACCATGATCGGGATGATGGGGTGGTCGCCGGCCTTGACGTCGAAGCCGAGCTGGTCCAGCCCGGCGCGGAAGAACCTGGTGTTGCGCTCGAGCCGGTCGCGCAGCTCGGTGCTGCCTTCGAGGATATCGAGCACCGCGATCGACGCGCCCACGATCGCCGGCGCCACCGTATTCGAGAACAGGTACGGCCGCGAGCGCTGGCGCAGCAGCGCCACCACTTCCTTGCGCGCGCTGGTGAAGCCGCCCGACGCGCCGCCCAGCGCCTTGCCGAGCGTGCCGGTGATGATGTCGATCTTGCCAAACACGCCGCGCGCCTCGTGCGTGCCGCGGCCGCGCTGGCCCATGAAGCCGGTGGCATGGCATTCGTCGATGCCAAGCAGCGCCCCATACTCGTCGCACAGCGCGCGCATCGCGTCCAGGCGCGCCACGGTGCCGTCCATCGAGAACACGCCGTCGGAGAACACCAGCGTGTAGCGCGCGCCGTCCGCGCGGGCCTGTTCCAGCTGCGCGCGCAGGTCGTCCATGTCGTTGTGCTGGTAGCGGTAGCGCCGCGCCTTGGACAAGCGGATGCCGTCGATGATCGAGGCGTGGTTGAGCGCATCGCTGATGACCGCGTCTTCCGCGCCCAGCAGCGTTTCGAACAGCCCGCCGTTGGCGTCGAAGGCCGAGCCGTAGAGGATGGTGTCCTCGGTGCCGAGGAAGTTCGACAGCCGCGCCTCGAGCGTCTTGTGCAGGTCCTGGGTGCCGCAGATAAAGCGCACCGAGCTGAGGCCGAAGCCATGCGTGCGCAGCGCTTCGTGCGCGGCCTCGATCACGCGCGGGTGCGAAGACAGGCCCAGGTAGTTGTTCGCGCACAGGTTGATGACCTCGCGTCCGTCGCTGGTGCGCACGCGCGCGCCCTGCGGCGTGGCGATCACGCGCTCGTTCTTGTACAGCCCGGCGTCGCGGATGGATTGCAGCTCGTCGCGGATGGACGCATAGAACGCCTGGGCATTCGGCATGGCTTGGCTCCGTTAGGTTCGGTGTGTGCGGGCGGGTGTGCTACGATCCGATCGATAAATCGAACACGTTCTGTATATCGAACGTTTTGCGCAATATAACGAACATCATTCCATGACGCAAGCCCTGGTCCAGACCCCGCAGGCCGACGGGCCGCCCGCCGTCGGCATGGCGTTGCAGGCGCTGCGCCAGCAGCAGCGGCTGTCGCTCGACGAACTGTCGCGCCGCGCGGGGGTTTCCAAGTCGATGCTGTCGCAGATCGAACGCAACCTCGCCAACCCGACCGTGGCGGTGCTGTGGCGCCTGGCCAATGCGCTCGGCGTGAGCCTGACCGACTTCCTCGCCGGCGGCGGCGCGGAGCGTCCCGGCGGCGGCATCACCGTGGTCCAGCCGCACGCGATCCCGTCGCTGAAGAGCCCCGACACGCGCTGCGACCTGCGCATCCTGGGCCCGATCGAGCTGGCCGGGCGTTTCGAGTGGTATGAACTGACCATCCAGGCCGGCGGCGTGCTGGCCTCCGAGCCGCACGAGGCCGGCACCCAGGAACACCTGTCGGTGCTGAGCGGATCGATGACGGTGCGCGCGGGCGCCGATGAGAAGAAGCTGCGGCACGGCGAGACCGCGCGCTATGCGGCCGATGTCGCACATGCGATCTCCAATGGTGGCAAGACCACGGCCACCGCACTACTGGTTGTAGTGCATCCGGGGTAAGGCGGCCAAGGAAGGCCGCGGCGCCCGCCTACCCCCCAGGGTTGTTCAGCGGGCGCCGAACAAACGTTTCACACGCTCCCACAGCACGCCGAAAAACATTGTCACCGGGTTCAGGCGCACGGCCTGGTTGCGTTCGGCCTCGCTGAGCGTGGGGTCCATCCGGCGCGACACCGACTTGCCGAAGTCGGCGATCATCCGCCGCACGAAGTCGCGCACCAGCCCCGAGCGCGAGAACTGCGCCAGCGGCCCTTGCAGCGAATACTGCAGGTCAACCGCAACTTCGGTCTCGCCGGCGGACAAGGCCCTGAGCGCATAGGCGATATCGCCCGCGGCCTTGGAATTGCTGAGCGAGTCCTGCCCCGCCCCTTTCAGCACGCCGCGCTGGTTTGCATCATCGCGCTGCAGGCGCGCGGCGCCCTCGAACCTTGCCGACATGGGGCCGAACTTGATGGCGATATGGCCCTTGACCTTTTCCCCCGCCACTTCCGTCAGCACCGCGCCCGGCAGGCAGCCCGCCACGGCCGGCAGGTCCGCCATGAAGGCCCATACGTCCTCCAATGCATAGGGCACGGTAAAGCTGCCTTCAATGCGCGACCAACCCTTGCGGTCGGCCGAACGTTCCGGCTCGGCACTGCCCGCCGCAGCCAGGTGCGCCTGCGTGCCGAGCGCTTCAGCCGCGACGGTGAAACCCGCAAACGGCATCGTGGCGGCGGCCGCCCCGGCATGCCGTGCAATCACGCCGGCGGCTGTGCGGCGTGCATCCAGTACCGAACGGATGGCGGCAACGATGCCCATATAGCCGGTGCAGCGACACAGGTTGCCGGACAGCTCATGGCGGATGATGACCTCGTCGGCATCGGGCAGGCGCAGCACGATATCACGCGCGGTGGCCAGCATCCCCGGCGTACAGAAGCCGCATTGCAGCGCGTGATGCCGGTTGAAGGCGGCACGCAGATCGGCCATGACCGCGTCGTCCTCGTAGCCCTCCACCGTGACGATCTCGGCGCCCTGGCAGGCGGCGGCGAAGGTGATGCACGAGCGCACCGGCTGGCCGTCCACCAGCACGGTGCAGGCGCCGCACACGCCGTGCTCGCAGCCAAGGTGCGTGCCGGTCAGGCGATGGGTGTCGCGCAAGTAGTCGCCCAGGTGCGTCCGGTCCGCGCACGCACCGGACACCCGGCGGCCGTTGACGGTGAATTCGATGGTCTGCACGGCGCTCCTCAGTTCAGCAATTGCGTGACGCAGCGGGTCACGACGGTTCGGTACAGCTTGCGGTCGATGGCGTCCTTGCCCGGCGCGGCTTGGGCGACGGCGTCGGCAACGGCGTCGGCCGTCAGCGCGGCTGCGCCTTGCGCCGCGACGGCGCGTGTCAGACCGGGCAGCACCAGCGGCGGTCCGTCCAGCGCGCCGAGCACGATGCGGGCGAAGCGGCGGCTGGCGTCGAAGTACGCGGCGCAGCTGGCCTCGGCGAATTCGCCGGTCTTGCGGCACAGCTTGTGGTAGCCCCAGCGGCTGTGCGCGGTCTGCGGCGGCACCCGTACCGCGGCGATCAGCTCGCCGTCGGCCAGCACCGTGGTGTAGGCGCCGAGCATGAATGACTCCATCGGCACGTCCCGCGTGCCGGCGGCGGACGCGATCTCGATGTGCGCCCCCAGCGCCGTCATGGCCACGACCCAATCGGCCGCGGGGTCCGCATGCGCGAGGCTGCCGCCCACGGTGCCGCGGTTGCGGATCGCGCGGTAGGCGATGCCGCCGGCAACGGCCTGCAGCATGGTGCCGCGCAGCGGCTCGAACACGCCGTCCTCGATCTGCGCGTGGGTGACGCAGGCGCCGATGCGGATGCCGTCGGCGGTAGCGGTCACCTCGCGCAATGCGCGCAGCGCCGACACGTCGACCACCGTATCGGGCCGGGTCAGGCGCAGGTTCAGCATCGGCCCGAGCGATTGCCCGCCGCCCATGGCCTTGGCCACATCAGTGCCCGCGCCCAGGCGGGACAGCGCTTCCGGCAGCGAGCCGGGTGCGTGGTAGGAGAATGCAACGGCTTTCATCGGTCAGGCAGCCCTCCGGCTATGCGTATCGGCTTGAGCCGCATCCAGCGCTTCCAGGATCTTGCGCGGCGTCAGCGGCGTCTCCTTCAGCTCGACCCCGAAATTGCGCAGCGCGTCGTTGACGGCGTTGAAGATCGCAGCCGGGGGCGCGATCGCCCCGCCCTCGCCCATGCCCTTGGCGCCGAACTCCGTATGCGGCGACGGCGTCTCGAAATGATGGATGCGGATCGACGGGATCTCGGTCGGCCCCGGCAGCATGTAGTCCGCCAGCGTCGACGCCAGCGGCTGTCCATTGCCGTCGTAGTGCATGGCTTCGAACATCGCGGTGCCAATGCCCTGCGCCACGCCGCCGTAGGTCTGGCCTTCGACCACCATCGGATTGATCATGGTGCCGCAGTCCTCCACCACCACGTCGTCGAGGATCTCCACATAGCCGGATTCGATATCGACTGCCACCGCCACGGCATGCGTGGCGTAGGTGAAGCTGCCGGTATCGACAGCGGGCTTGAAGCCCATCGTGACTTCCAGCCCCTGCGCGTCGACGTCCGGCGGCAGCAGGTGCGGATTGATGTACCAGGCGTTGGCGATGCGGGCGATATCGGCGCTGCCCGCATCCCCGCCCGCCACGGCCCCGTCGCGGAAGACCACGGCATCCTGCGGCTGGCCCAGCATGTGCGCACCGATCTTCAGCAGGCGCGGCAGCAGCGCCTTGCACGCGCGCGACACCGCGCCGCCCG
The sequence above is a segment of the Cupriavidus sp. MP-37 genome. Coding sequences within it:
- the kbl gene encoding glycine C-acetyltransferase is translated as MPNAQAFYASIRDELQSIRDAGLYKNERVIATPQGARVRTSDGREVINLCANNYLGLSSHPRVIEAAHEALRTHGFGLSSVRFICGTQDLHKTLEARLSNFLGTEDTILYGSAFDANGGLFETLLGAEDAVISDALNHASIIDGIRLSKARRYRYQHNDMDDLRAQLEQARADGARYTLVFSDGVFSMDGTVARLDAMRALCDEYGALLGIDECHATGFMGQRGRGTHEARGVFGKIDIITGTLGKALGGASGGFTSARKEVVALLRQRSRPYLFSNTVAPAIVGASIAVLDILEGSTELRDRLERNTRFFRAGLDQLGFDVKAGDHPIIPIMVYDADKAQQLAQRLLELGVYVVGFFYPVVPKGQARIRVQMSALHDEATLQAALDAFGQAGRELGLV
- a CDS encoding xanthine dehydrogenase family protein subunit M — translated: MKAVAFSYHAPGSLPEALSRLGAGTDVAKAMGGGQSLGPMLNLRLTRPDTVVDVSALRALREVTATADGIRIGACVTHAQIEDGVFEPLRGTMLQAVAGGIAYRAIRNRGTVGGSLAHADPAADWVVAMTALGAHIEIASAAGTRDVPMESFMLGAYTTVLADGELIAAVRVPPQTAHSRWGYHKLCRKTGEFAEASCAAYFDASRRFARIVLGALDGPPLVLPGLTRAVAAQGAAALTADAVADAVAQAAPGKDAIDRKLYRTVVTRCVTQLLN
- a CDS encoding 2Fe-2S iron-sulfur cluster-binding protein, which translates into the protein MQTIEFTVNGRRVSGACADRTHLGDYLRDTHRLTGTHLGCEHGVCGACTVLVDGQPVRSCITFAAACQGAEIVTVEGYEDDAVMADLRAAFNRHHALQCGFCTPGMLATARDIVLRLPDADEVIIRHELSGNLCRCTGYMGIVAAIRSVLDARRTAAGVIARHAGAAAATMPFAGFTVAAEALGTQAHLAAAGSAEPERSADRKGWSRIEGSFTVPYALEDVWAFMADLPAVAGCLPGAVLTEVAGEKVKGHIAIKFGPMSARFEGAARLQRDDANQRGVLKGAGQDSLSNSKAAGDIAYALRALSAGETEVAVDLQYSLQGPLAQFSRSGLVRDFVRRMIADFGKSVSRRMDPTLSEAERNQAVRLNPVTMFFGVLWERVKRLFGAR
- a CDS encoding L-threonine 3-dehydrogenase gives rise to the protein MEAGTPKILIVGANGQIGSELALALAERYGRSNVITSDVVPTGRHVQLTHEMLNATDRGELATVVERHGITQVYLLAAALSATGEKAPQWAWNLNMTSLLNVLELARQTGLERVFWPSSIAAFGPTTPAAHTPQQTVMEPTTVYGISKQAGEGWCRWYHANHGVDVRSVRYPGLISHKTPPGGGTTDYAVDIFHAAVKGEPYTCFLREDEALPMMYMPDAIRATIELMEAPAAQLSERGSYNIAGMSFTPAQIAAAIREQVPGFQIRYEPDYRQAIAHGWPDSIDDAVARADWGWRAQYGLPEMVADMLANLRATLPA
- a CDS encoding helix-turn-helix domain-containing protein codes for the protein MTQALVQTPQADGPPAVGMALQALRQQQRLSLDELSRRAGVSKSMLSQIERNLANPTVAVLWRLANALGVSLTDFLAGGGAERPGGGITVVQPHAIPSLKSPDTRCDLRILGPIELAGRFEWYELTIQAGGVLASEPHEAGTQEHLSVLSGSMTVRAGADEKKLRHGETARYAADVAHAISNGGKTTATALLVVVHPG